In the Candidatus Mycosynbacter amalyticus genome, one interval contains:
- a CDS encoding DUF2206 domain-containing protein — protein MAPPHQATNHGGIFLTKSARTFPYWLIFGIGLVLANVAYFVPPPVGWVLTLSYFLFVPGYLVLQFIARKTWSRWETLSFALGLSILFLMLVGLAINSLGYMGLRAPLSTVGIFIALDVGMLPLLAATWRRRLSLQPSHDVITFKWHRLFGAILLLLPVAAAAGAVRLNNGASNEVTLMMFAVIAVTFVILMLRTSMQRYYPLALFLFALSILLSVSLRGWDITGHDIQREFNVFQLTMQQNMWDIARFRDPYNACLSITLLPTMLAKITGIPDAYIFKVVFQFIAAFAVIPAYFFVRRLHGPRDAFLAGFIFLLFPTFLGDMAMLNRQEIAFLFFGLIMLLMLLAVEYRRAQVLTILLLIGLTLSHYSSSYIMIGLMLAAWCVNFVVLRITKPRFATENVNVFPIMTLPIIIFAGIFVFTWNDQITQTTKGLNSTISKTLESIGSDKKSGSQASDVSYSLFGGKQASPQEIITAYTQETTGEKVHVAAVPQPTLPVTPLGQLLGGEKILASLHGMIRGGIAKLLQLLIVVGCLVLWWRIKRRRHNKYDLYVLSLCGGSTLLLVALTVLPQLSVDYGVLRLFQQLLFILALPIIAALIWVGTLVTKHANRIYACVAIFLACIFLHTSGFFTQITGAYTPQLALNNSGFYYDAYYTTDSERSAAGWLAERSDKQQHPDTSVALDVYGVLRFSRVDQQQIALTSPFTPSTRAYVYHYKHPDTFIVNINSNLYYYKVDRTNAREDTVYSNGYSEIGKLVEARS, from the coding sequence ATGGCCCCACCTCACCAGGCGACTAATCACGGAGGTATATTCTTGACTAAAAGCGCTCGCACATTTCCCTACTGGCTGATTTTTGGCATAGGACTAGTTCTTGCAAATGTCGCCTACTTTGTACCACCGCCAGTAGGCTGGGTACTCACACTCAGCTACTTCTTGTTTGTACCGGGTTATTTGGTGCTACAGTTCATCGCCCGAAAAACCTGGTCTCGCTGGGAAACGCTCAGTTTTGCGCTAGGTCTGAGCATTCTGTTCCTCATGCTCGTAGGTCTAGCGATCAACAGTCTCGGCTACATGGGGCTCCGAGCTCCACTCAGTACTGTCGGTATATTTATCGCACTTGATGTCGGTATGCTGCCGCTCCTCGCCGCCACATGGCGCCGTAGGCTCAGCCTGCAACCTAGCCATGATGTCATAACGTTCAAGTGGCACCGCCTGTTTGGTGCGATACTTCTACTGCTACCGGTTGCTGCTGCCGCTGGTGCCGTGCGACTCAACAATGGCGCTTCAAACGAGGTCACGCTCATGATGTTTGCCGTGATTGCTGTGACATTTGTCATACTCATGCTGCGCACTTCTATGCAGCGATACTATCCGTTGGCACTATTTCTGTTTGCACTGTCAATATTACTAAGTGTATCATTGCGTGGCTGGGACATCACGGGGCATGATATCCAACGTGAATTCAATGTATTCCAGCTGACTATGCAACAAAATATGTGGGATATTGCGCGGTTTCGTGATCCGTATAATGCCTGCCTTAGTATCACCCTACTACCAACTATGCTTGCCAAGATCACTGGTATTCCTGATGCCTACATCTTCAAAGTTGTGTTTCAGTTCATCGCCGCATTCGCTGTCATACCCGCGTATTTCTTCGTGCGACGACTTCATGGCCCACGTGATGCATTCCTGGCGGGCTTCATCTTCCTGCTCTTTCCGACATTTCTCGGCGACATGGCGATGCTCAACCGCCAAGAGATTGCATTTCTCTTCTTTGGCCTGATCATGTTGCTCATGTTGCTCGCAGTTGAGTATCGACGCGCTCAAGTCTTAACCATTCTACTCCTCATTGGACTTACTCTGTCGCACTACTCGAGTAGCTATATCATGATCGGCCTCATGTTAGCAGCCTGGTGTGTCAACTTTGTAGTGCTGCGCATCACCAAGCCACGGTTTGCCACCGAAAACGTCAACGTCTTCCCTATTATGACACTACCGATTATCATCTTCGCAGGTATCTTCGTGTTTACTTGGAACGATCAAATCACTCAGACCACAAAGGGCCTCAACTCTACGATTTCGAAGACGCTCGAAAGCATTGGGTCGGACAAAAAATCAGGCTCCCAGGCAAGCGACGTGAGCTATAGCCTGTTCGGTGGCAAACAGGCCAGTCCACAGGAAATTATCACTGCGTACACTCAAGAAACCACTGGCGAAAAAGTTCATGTTGCCGCCGTACCACAGCCAACACTTCCCGTCACACCACTTGGTCAACTGCTCGGTGGTGAAAAGATATTGGCAAGTCTACATGGCATGATCCGTGGTGGCATCGCCAAACTTTTACAGCTACTCATTGTGGTTGGCTGCCTAGTACTGTGGTGGCGTATCAAGCGTCGTCGCCATAACAAATACGACCTCTATGTATTATCGCTATGCGGAGGCTCGACGCTACTCCTTGTAGCACTTACCGTACTCCCTCAGTTATCGGTCGATTATGGCGTGCTACGCCTGTTCCAGCAGCTCTTGTTTATCTTGGCACTCCCTATTATCGCTGCGCTCATTTGGGTAGGAACACTTGTGACAAAACACGCCAATCGCATTTATGCCTGCGTGGCAATTTTCCTCGCGTGCATCTTTCTACACACCAGCGGCTTCTTCACGCAAATCACCGGCGCCTACACACCGCAGCTTGCGCTCAACAATTCCGGCTTCTACTACGACGCATACTACACAACCGATTCCGAACGAAGCGCCGCTGGCTGGCTAGCCGAACGCAGTGATAAACAGCAGCATCCAGACACATCGGTGGCACTTGATGTCTACGGTGTACTAAGATTTTCGCGTGTAGACCAGCAGCAGATTGCACTGACGAGTCCGTTCACACCATCCACGCGAGCCTATGTATATCACTACAAACACCCCGACACATTCATCGTCAACATCAACAGCAATCTTTACTACTATAAAGTCGATCGCACCAACGCCCGCGAAGATACCGTCTACAGCAACGGCTACAGTGAGATCGGCAAACTCGTGGAGGCAAGGTCATGA
- a CDS encoding oligosaccharide flippase family protein yields the protein MSTLTQKITALRTDRQMKNSLYLLVGSLATAGFGFIFWIIAARLFDPPTVGIATVLVSLSSLISLLSLAGFDSSFVRFLPRSQHKNAYINSGMVVTTALSIILSCVFLVISYFTTPDLRGIISSPLIIVLFTTLTVASSLNLLTNSVFIAHREAGYIVVINTVFNIVKVILPFAFIPYGSVGVFVAAGAAQAVGLVLSLYYMHVRYNYRPRLAIDSRALRQTFSYTFGVYVGSVLNLLPPTLLPLIITQQLGAASTAYYYMAFNIVTIIFTVAYSAMQSAFAESAHDETKLRQNVLQGIKSSLFFTIPAIAGCLMLGSHVLGVFGHAYAQAATPLLWIMGLSAVAVTLYSALGAVLKIAHDTTSFIATNVAYVLVIVVGSYLLMPQYGLLGIGYAWFAGNIIAIIVGGLCHVRYRRTMTITAADTAHPPAQ from the coding sequence ATGAGCACACTCACTCAAAAAATCACTGCGCTGAGGACAGATCGTCAAATGAAAAACTCACTCTATCTGCTCGTCGGTTCACTTGCCACTGCTGGGTTTGGGTTCATCTTCTGGATCATCGCGGCACGTCTATTTGACCCACCGACCGTTGGCATCGCAACAGTGCTCGTATCACTTTCGAGCCTCATATCACTCCTGAGTCTCGCGGGCTTTGACTCATCGTTCGTGCGCTTCTTGCCCCGCTCACAGCACAAAAATGCCTATATTAATAGTGGCATGGTCGTGACAACCGCTCTTAGTATCATCTTGTCATGCGTGTTTCTGGTCATCAGCTATTTCACAACGCCAGATCTACGAGGCATCATCTCAAGCCCACTTATCATAGTACTGTTTACTACCCTCACGGTCGCCTCATCCCTCAATCTTCTTACCAATTCCGTCTTCATTGCCCACAGGGAGGCTGGATATATTGTTGTCATCAACACCGTGTTCAACATAGTCAAAGTCATCTTGCCCTTTGCGTTTATACCGTATGGTTCCGTGGGGGTATTTGTGGCGGCGGGCGCCGCGCAGGCTGTAGGGCTTGTGCTGAGTCTCTACTATATGCATGTCCGCTACAACTATCGTCCTCGCCTTGCGATTGACAGCCGGGCTTTACGTCAGACGTTTTCGTACACATTTGGCGTCTACGTTGGCAGCGTACTTAATCTCTTACCACCTACCTTGCTACCGCTTATCATTACCCAGCAGCTTGGCGCTGCGTCAACTGCCTACTACTATATGGCGTTCAATATTGTCACGATTATATTTACAGTCGCATACTCTGCCATGCAATCTGCTTTTGCCGAAAGTGCGCATGACGAGACGAAACTGCGACAAAATGTCCTGCAGGGCATCAAATCAAGTCTATTCTTTACAATTCCCGCCATTGCTGGCTGCTTAATGCTTGGTTCACACGTGCTTGGGGTTTTCGGTCATGCCTATGCTCAGGCGGCCACGCCGTTGCTGTGGATCATGGGCCTGTCTGCTGTGGCGGTTACCCTCTATTCAGCGCTTGGGGCCGTACTCAAAATTGCGCATGATACTACGTCATTTATCGCCACAAATGTAGCCTATGTGCTCGTCATTGTTGTGGGGTCATATCTCCTCATGCCGCAGTACGGACTGCTCGGTATCGGATACGCGTGGTTTGCCGGCAATATCATCGCAATCATCGTAGGCGGCTTGTGCCATGTGCGCTATCGCCGAACGATGACGATCACCGCTGCCGATACTGCTCATCCACCAGCACAATAG
- a CDS encoding polysaccharide pyruvyl transferase family protein, producing the protein MRVLISHAYSTDNKGDAALLDVLVGDIRRQYGSDTAIDILTIDEIAEGAMFADAPLHEAFMYYALNRPRTRIGKLVYATTMMSYTLLWAWVYRLLRVQLPLPGRIREVARLYLRSDMVITVGGGYFRTSGDMVTFVNLLLMLHPLRLAELLRKPTYLYTMSVGPFYHDIERRLVAARFRHAGLVLIREDTSLDLLGSIGVEQNVRRAVDSGFAFRADESAGLRTHIGVDASRTLVGVTARKWMDAAAQDHYEQAMADALDGIVERHNVDIVFIPQVTSTHNHDDDRQVSRSIANRMTHVSEVHVMEDEYTHRDVKAMYDELDYIIGTRFHSVIFSLTSYVPAIAIEYEHKTSGIMRDLDLSQWTLKIEDVRADRIETLFDELVAHGDDYKAQLEARLPAYIARAEEAIVLVDEQYRQR; encoded by the coding sequence GTGAGAGTACTGATAAGTCATGCATACTCAACCGACAACAAGGGTGACGCCGCGTTACTCGATGTTTTAGTCGGCGATATTCGCCGGCAATATGGTTCGGATACTGCGATAGATATTTTGACGATTGACGAAATCGCAGAAGGTGCAATGTTTGCTGATGCGCCGCTGCACGAAGCCTTCATGTACTACGCGCTCAATCGACCACGTACACGTATAGGCAAGCTCGTCTATGCCACGACGATGATGAGTTATACGCTGCTATGGGCATGGGTGTATCGTCTGCTGCGAGTGCAGCTGCCGTTGCCCGGGCGGATTCGCGAAGTAGCTCGGCTCTACCTGCGCTCAGATATGGTCATCACCGTAGGGGGTGGGTATTTTCGTACGAGTGGTGACATGGTGACGTTTGTGAACTTGCTACTGATGTTGCACCCACTGCGCCTGGCAGAACTGCTGCGCAAACCGACATACCTATATACCATGTCGGTCGGGCCATTTTACCATGATATAGAGCGACGCCTGGTGGCGGCGAGATTTCGGCACGCAGGGCTTGTGCTGATACGCGAAGATACGTCGTTAGATTTACTTGGGAGTATCGGTGTCGAGCAAAATGTACGTCGTGCGGTTGATTCTGGTTTTGCGTTTCGGGCAGATGAATCGGCAGGACTACGTACACATATAGGAGTCGATGCATCGCGGACGCTTGTAGGGGTGACGGCACGAAAATGGATGGATGCAGCTGCGCAGGATCACTACGAGCAGGCCATGGCTGATGCGCTTGATGGCATTGTGGAGCGGCATAATGTAGATATTGTATTCATCCCACAAGTAACCTCGACACACAATCACGACGACGATCGTCAGGTGAGTCGTAGTATTGCTAACCGCATGACACATGTCAGCGAGGTGCATGTCATGGAAGATGAGTACACGCATCGAGACGTGAAGGCAATGTACGACGAACTCGACTATATCATTGGCACACGCTTCCACTCAGTTATTTTTTCACTCACGTCATACGTGCCCGCCATTGCTATCGAGTACGAGCACAAGACGAGCGGTATTATGCGTGATCTCGATCTGTCGCAGTGGACACTCAAAATCGAAGACGTTCGCGCCGACAGGATCGAGACACTCTTCGACGAGCTAGTGGCGCATGGTGATGACTACAAAGCGCAGCTTGAAGCAAGATTGCCTGCATATATCGCTCGTGCTGAAGAAGCTATTGTGCTGGTGGATGAGCAGTATCGGCAGCGGTGA
- a CDS encoding ABC transporter ATP-binding protein produces the protein MTIVDAHNISKTYAGNGQKTTVLHDISLRIYEHEFVAIVGPSGSGKSTLVKLLGLLDKPGRGTIKLFGETLPRSDKAQSRIRNEQIGFVFQDYRLIPHYSALDNVAVPLKIAGYSRGHQKKRAAELLKLVGLESVAHHKASQLSGGQQQRVGIARALVLQPKLLIADEPTGNLDSATGESIMKILRTIHSKLGTTLVVVTHSAEVAAQASRTITIRDGRVAGEQL, from the coding sequence ATGACGATAGTGGACGCCCATAACATCTCCAAAACCTATGCTGGAAACGGCCAAAAAACCACTGTCCTCCACGATATTTCATTGAGGATTTATGAGCATGAGTTTGTGGCAATTGTCGGTCCGTCTGGCTCGGGCAAATCTACACTCGTGAAGCTACTTGGACTGCTTGATAAACCAGGGCGAGGCACGATCAAACTGTTTGGTGAGACACTACCGCGTAGCGACAAAGCTCAGTCGCGCATCCGTAACGAGCAGATCGGCTTCGTGTTTCAAGATTACCGACTTATCCCTCACTACAGTGCACTCGATAACGTCGCTGTACCACTCAAAATTGCAGGCTACAGTCGAGGACACCAGAAGAAACGAGCCGCCGAGCTTCTCAAGCTTGTTGGCCTAGAATCGGTTGCTCACCATAAGGCCAGCCAGCTGTCTGGAGGCCAGCAACAGCGCGTGGGAATTGCGAGAGCCCTCGTACTACAGCCCAAACTCCTTATCGCCGACGAGCCGACTGGCAATCTTGACTCGGCTACTGGCGAATCAATTATGAAGATTTTGCGCACCATCCATAGTAAACTCGGCACGACACTAGTAGTTGTGACACATAGCGCAGAAGTGGCAGCTCAGGCGTCTCGCACAATTACAATTCGCGATGGCCGAGTTGCAGGAGAGCAACTATGA
- a CDS encoding ABC transporter permease yields MKITEYLGTALRDIATQPLRCLLTVSAVTLSSALLVTLVSVGITTRGAIVGHFTQGDSLSSVIVSANSAVSGGLFSSSVQQTQENAEKLTDETVTKLRAIPHVTSASPQVSVWELKSFQLDGSSSSFVATAIATSQDSLSTQPLAAGTWFDNTSSEPRVVLGNGYLRALGIANPDEVIGKQLTFTTVAGYRGIGADIPSWQANADERRAFEQQKTTLRATVVGVTQPSVTDSRIYLPMQWGHQIQSPRASTPSGETSVDNIDKNGYTSVVVKTNSQESVSSVATAINDLGFGTATYQKQIEQINQLSIVMWLILGAVALISLISASLGIVNTLLMSVSEQKKTIQIWRAAGASRGLIARLYILQAFLLGLVGASIGAGIGYVACGLLNTRIEKVLNAQGLTSLQLPDVPIWIILGGIGLSVLLAMLAAAYPARVAARSIVD; encoded by the coding sequence ATGAAAATAACCGAATATCTCGGTACCGCCCTACGCGACATCGCCACACAGCCACTTCGCTGCCTCCTGACTGTAAGTGCAGTCACACTGAGTAGCGCGTTGCTTGTCACACTCGTGTCGGTCGGTATCACGACACGCGGTGCAATCGTCGGACACTTCACACAAGGAGATTCACTCTCAAGCGTCATTGTGAGCGCCAACAGCGCCGTGAGTGGCGGCTTGTTCAGCAGCAGTGTCCAGCAAACTCAGGAAAATGCCGAAAAGCTCACTGATGAAACTGTTACAAAACTCCGAGCGATTCCGCATGTCACCAGTGCATCGCCGCAAGTATCAGTATGGGAGCTCAAGAGCTTCCAACTAGATGGCTCCTCGTCATCGTTTGTCGCGACAGCTATCGCTACGTCACAAGACTCACTCAGCACACAACCACTTGCCGCTGGCACATGGTTTGACAACACCAGTAGTGAACCACGTGTTGTGCTGGGCAACGGCTACCTACGGGCGCTCGGTATCGCAAATCCAGATGAAGTAATAGGCAAACAGCTTACATTTACTACCGTCGCCGGGTACCGTGGAATAGGCGCCGACATCCCATCATGGCAGGCCAATGCCGACGAGCGGCGGGCATTTGAACAGCAGAAAACTACCCTGCGAGCAACTGTCGTTGGCGTTACCCAGCCTTCAGTCACCGACAGTCGCATCTATCTGCCGATGCAGTGGGGTCATCAGATTCAGTCACCACGTGCCTCGACTCCAAGCGGCGAGACAAGTGTCGACAATATTGACAAAAATGGCTACACCAGTGTGGTGGTCAAAACCAACTCCCAGGAATCCGTGTCAAGCGTCGCAACCGCTATCAACGATCTAGGATTTGGTACCGCCACCTACCAGAAGCAGATTGAGCAGATCAACCAGCTCTCTATCGTGATGTGGCTCATACTCGGCGCTGTAGCGCTTATCAGCCTCATCAGCGCGTCGCTTGGTATCGTCAACACGCTCCTCATGTCGGTATCGGAACAGAAAAAAACTATTCAAATCTGGCGTGCTGCCGGAGCAAGTCGAGGGCTGATCGCGAGACTCTACATATTGCAAGCGTTTCTGCTGGGACTTGTCGGGGCGAGTATCGGTGCCGGGATAGGCTACGTTGCCTGCGGCCTACTTAATACGCGCATAGAAAAAGTGCTAAATGCCCAGGGACTTACATCGCTCCAACTGCCAGATGTGCCCATCTGGATCATACTTGGCGGAATTGGATTGTCAGTCCTCCTCGCTATGCTGGCCGCCGCCTATCCCGCTCGGGTGGCTGCACGTAGTATCGTCGACTAA
- the mnmA gene encoding tRNA 2-thiouridine(34) synthase MnmA: MTKVYVGMSGGVDSSLTAALLVEQGYDVTGVYMKNWSQDLPGMKCPWAEDLADAKRVAVQLGIDLKVFDFEQEYRDKVVGYMIETYKEGRTPNPDIMCNQEVKFKLFLEAALADGADMIATGHYAQTQDGKLLRAVDGNKDQTYFLYRVTADALAKTLFPLGGYTKPEVREMASKRGLYTATKKESMGICFVGRVGIKEFLGQYVDTQPGAIIDKESGKNLGMHDGAIFYTIGQRHGLDIGGGLPYYVVGKDMERNEVYVSTNLQDESLWRHEIQLGAVHWISHHPGDGVYQIRVRHRAPLVTARLVGDILQLDDAQRAVAPGQSVVIYDGDICLGGGVVSA, encoded by the coding sequence ATGACTAAAGTATATGTCGGTATGAGTGGCGGTGTCGACAGTAGCCTCACGGCAGCACTGCTCGTAGAGCAGGGGTATGATGTGACCGGTGTGTATATGAAAAACTGGAGCCAGGATTTACCGGGTATGAAATGTCCATGGGCTGAAGATCTAGCCGACGCCAAGCGCGTGGCTGTGCAGCTGGGAATTGATCTGAAAGTGTTTGATTTCGAGCAGGAGTACCGTGATAAAGTTGTGGGCTACATGATTGAAACATATAAGGAAGGTCGTACGCCAAATCCTGACATTATGTGCAATCAAGAAGTAAAGTTTAAACTGTTTCTCGAGGCGGCTCTGGCCGATGGTGCAGATATGATTGCTACGGGTCATTATGCACAGACACAAGATGGCAAGTTACTGCGTGCTGTCGATGGCAACAAAGATCAGACGTATTTCTTGTATCGAGTTACTGCGGATGCACTCGCAAAGACTTTGTTTCCACTGGGTGGCTATACGAAGCCAGAAGTGCGTGAAATGGCTAGTAAGCGCGGACTCTATACTGCCACCAAAAAAGAGTCGATGGGCATCTGCTTCGTCGGTCGTGTGGGAATCAAAGAGTTTCTCGGTCAGTATGTGGACACACAGCCGGGCGCAATTATCGACAAAGAATCTGGCAAAAACCTCGGCATGCACGACGGCGCTATCTTCTATACGATAGGTCAACGCCATGGACTCGATATCGGCGGGGGCTTGCCGTACTATGTGGTGGGCAAAGACATGGAGCGAAACGAAGTCTATGTATCGACAAATCTGCAAGACGAATCGCTCTGGCGCCATGAAATTCAACTTGGTGCCGTCCACTGGATAAGCCATCATCCTGGCGATGGTGTGTATCAGATTCGTGTGCGTCACCGCGCACCACTAGTAACTGCTCGCCTCGTAGGCGATATACTGCAACTCGACGATGCGCAGCGTGCCGTCGCACCCGGCCAGTCGGTCGTGATCTATGACGGGGATATATGTCTCGGTGGAGGAGTAGTCTCGGCTTAG
- a CDS encoding YdcF family protein produces MIKLIASFCGVALIVLLVGAYLAPDDLAKCDVSPSDTPGCQAADVIVAVSGGDTQARTDEAVSLYTHGWAPKLIFSGAAADKSGPSNAEAMRERAIAAGVPEDAITTEELSETTRQNAQLSSSVLASNDDRRVILVTSAYHQRRAGLEFRSTVGANTQIVNHPVQHDNQWSQWWWLTPTGWWLALSELIKIVLVYVGISR; encoded by the coding sequence GTGATCAAACTCATTGCCTCTTTCTGTGGGGTGGCTTTGATAGTGCTGCTCGTCGGTGCATATCTAGCACCGGATGATCTAGCGAAATGCGACGTGAGCCCGAGTGATACGCCGGGATGTCAGGCTGCGGATGTGATAGTGGCGGTGAGTGGTGGTGATACACAAGCCCGCACGGACGAAGCGGTGTCATTGTATACCCATGGTTGGGCACCAAAGCTTATATTTTCTGGTGCGGCAGCGGACAAATCTGGTCCAAGCAATGCCGAGGCCATGCGCGAACGGGCGATTGCCGCCGGTGTGCCCGAGGACGCTATCACCACAGAGGAGCTATCCGAGACGACGCGCCAAAATGCACAACTTTCGAGTAGCGTACTTGCGAGCAACGATGATCGCCGCGTGATTCTGGTGACGTCGGCCTATCATCAGCGCCGAGCCGGTCTAGAGTTTCGCAGCACTGTGGGTGCAAACACGCAGATCGTGAACCATCCCGTTCAACATGATAATCAGTGGTCACAGTGGTGGTGGTTAACACCAACTGGTTGGTGGTTGGCGCTCAGCGAGCTGATCAAGATCGTGCTTGTGTATGTGGGGATTTCGAGATGA
- a CDS encoding cysteine desulfurase family protein, which yields MVSSVYYFDYAAATPVDERVFAAMKPYFSEHFYNPSSPYAQAVEVRREYETAKQMLAHTIGATGDELVMTAGATESINLAIGGFSGHKITTAAEHASVLRVIEADGGTILPVNKHGQVTAGQVDSAIQEDTELVSVALANHEIGSIQPVREIAAMVATKRAERLSRGNRTPLVLHCDASQGFGLIDIHVGRLGVDLLTLNAAKIYGPKQVGALWIRPGIIITPRIVGGGQEAGLRSGTENVAGTIGFAEAARIAADKRAGETKRLGALRDTLERTLTSRFSTAILSGHPRHRLANFCHISFPGIDAERLVFILEMDNVLVATGSACAANSGTRSSVLTAIGLADDVADGSIRLTLGRGTTDASVAAATERIIAAVEREATRTGVQL from the coding sequence ATGGTCTCATCTGTCTATTATTTTGACTATGCAGCTGCAACGCCCGTCGATGAACGGGTATTTGCTGCGATGAAGCCGTATTTTTCTGAACATTTCTACAATCCCTCGAGCCCATATGCGCAGGCAGTCGAGGTACGCCGTGAATACGAAACAGCGAAGCAGATGCTTGCGCATACAATCGGTGCGACTGGCGACGAGCTCGTGATGACAGCTGGTGCCACTGAATCGATCAATCTTGCAATTGGTGGATTTTCTGGCCACAAGATCACGACCGCAGCCGAGCACGCCAGTGTACTGCGAGTGATCGAAGCGGATGGTGGCACGATACTTCCGGTCAACAAGCATGGTCAGGTTACGGCAGGACAAGTAGATAGTGCGATTCAAGAGGATACAGAGCTAGTGAGTGTTGCACTAGCAAATCACGAAATCGGCAGCATCCAGCCAGTCCGTGAGATTGCTGCGATGGTGGCTACTAAGAGGGCCGAGCGCTTGAGCCGTGGTAATCGCACTCCGCTAGTATTACACTGCGATGCATCGCAGGGATTTGGGCTTATCGACATCCATGTGGGTCGACTCGGTGTCGATCTGCTCACACTCAACGCGGCCAAGATTTATGGACCTAAGCAGGTGGGTGCGCTATGGATTCGTCCGGGCATTATCATTACCCCGCGAATTGTCGGCGGCGGCCAAGAGGCTGGGCTGCGGAGCGGTACCGAAAACGTCGCTGGCACCATAGGATTTGCCGAAGCGGCACGTATTGCTGCTGATAAACGAGCTGGTGAGACAAAACGTCTCGGCGCACTGCGTGACACGCTTGAGCGAACACTTACGAGTCGTTTCTCGACGGCCATACTCTCTGGACATCCGCGCCACCGACTAGCAAATTTCTGCCATATTTCGTTTCCTGGTATCGACGCCGAGCGACTTGTTTTCATACTTGAGATGGATAATGTACTGGTGGCAACAGGGAGCGCCTGTGCGGCTAACAGCGGGACGCGCTCGTCGGTGCTCACGGCCATCGGTCTGGCTGACGACGTGGCGGACGGGAGTATTCGTCTCACGCTGGGACGTGGCACCACCGACGCATCGGTGGCAGCTGCGACTGAGCGAATCATTGCAGCGGTAGAGCGCGAAGCTACTCGCACGGGAGTACAGCTGTGA
- a CDS encoding TatD family hydrolase yields MPNIPQLVDTHCHIHEADYPLDVDETLTRAREAGVQTLLCVGTSEQSSHGAVEFAATHDGVYATVGVHPHDTKDGYAAIADLASRPKVVAIGEVGLDYYYGHSPRDVQIAALETQLQIARKHNLPVSFHVRDAFEDFWPVFDNFSGIRGVLHSFTDSVQNLEHGLDRGMYVAVNGISTFTKDERQKAMFMAIPLDRLLVETDSPFLTPVPFRGKVNEPGMVKEVAKYHAATRGLELSELAQRTTANAEALFRFASAI; encoded by the coding sequence GTGCCAAACATACCACAGCTAGTTGATACGCATTGTCATATCCACGAAGCCGACTATCCGCTCGACGTCGATGAAACGCTGACACGGGCGCGAGAGGCTGGGGTGCAGACACTATTGTGCGTCGGTACGAGTGAGCAGAGTTCGCATGGTGCGGTGGAGTTTGCGGCGACGCACGACGGTGTGTATGCGACCGTCGGTGTGCATCCACACGATACCAAGGATGGCTATGCCGCGATTGCCGACTTGGCGAGTCGACCAAAAGTAGTAGCGATAGGTGAAGTAGGTCTGGATTATTACTATGGCCATAGTCCACGCGACGTCCAGATAGCGGCGCTCGAAACCCAATTGCAAATTGCTCGCAAGCATAATCTTCCTGTATCATTTCATGTGCGCGACGCGTTCGAAGATTTTTGGCCAGTGTTTGATAATTTCTCGGGGATACGTGGTGTACTGCATAGTTTTACTGATTCCGTGCAAAACCTAGAGCATGGGCTTGATAGAGGTATGTATGTCGCGGTCAACGGAATTAGCACATTTACTAAAGATGAGCGACAAAAAGCCATGTTTATGGCAATTCCACTCGATCGACTACTGGTAGAGACAGATTCACCGTTCTTGACACCTGTGCCTTTTCGTGGTAAAGTGAATGAGCCAGGTATGGTGAAGGAGGTCGCCAAGTACCATGCTGCCACGCGCGGCTTGGAGCTTAGTGAGCTTGCTCAGCGTACCACCGCCAACGCCGAAGCGTTGTTTCGTTTTGCGTCGGCTATATAG